Proteins encoded together in one Hevea brasiliensis isolate MT/VB/25A 57/8 chromosome 16, ASM3005281v1, whole genome shotgun sequence window:
- the LOC131174789 gene encoding cytochrome P450 81Q32-like, producing MEYMFFCLVSALPFLLLVLNFWLRTSTQHRNLPPSPPALPIIGHLHLVNLPLHRSLHTLSHKYGPIISLRFGSCRVMVVSSPSAVEECFTTNDIVFANRPPFTLSKYVSYNNTTLATAPYGDHWRNLRRISTLEVFSSTRLNVFTGIRRDEIKIFLNKLYSVSSHDFAKVELKPMLMELTFNIIMRMVAGKRYYGEEVTGMNKAEAEQFREMMTEIFEYAGASYVGDFLPFLQWIDYQGFLKKAMRLGKRTDRILQNLIDEHRCDGKAGSDRRDNTMIGHLLSLQESQPEYYADEIIKGLVLDILFGGTETSAVTLEWAMSNLLNHPEVLEKAKKELDLQIGEEHFMEESDLSKLPYLQNIIAETLRLHPAGPLLIPHLSSRECSVGGYHVEPNTMLLVNVWAIHRDSEFWDDANEFKPERFESRTGQGSEAYKFLPFGSGRRSCPGVGLGNRVVGFCLGSMIHCFDWKRVSDKEIDMSEGIGLTMPKAEPLEAMCKAHNIMKNVLSSSL from the exons ATGGAGTATATGTTTTTCTGTCTGGTTTCGGctcttccctttcttcttcttgtctTAAACTTTTGGTTAAGAACAAGCACACAACACAGAAACCTCCCACCAAGCCCGCCTGCTCTTCCAATTATAGGTCATCTCCATCTGGTCAACCTTCCCCTCCATCGATCTCTCCATACTCTTTCACATAAATATGGTCCAATAATTTCTCTCCGTTTCGGTTCCTGCCGAGTTATGGTTGTATCATCACCGTCCGCGGTGGAAGAATGCTTCACCACAAATGACATCGTTTTCGCCAATCGTCCTCCCTTTACCTTAAGCAAGTACGTTTCATACAATAACACCACCCTTGCAACAGCCCCATATGGCGACCACTGGCGCAACCTTCGCCGCATAAGCACTCTTGAAGTTTTCTCATCAACTCGTCTCAACGTGTTCACAGGCATCCGGAGAGACGAAATCAAGATTTTCCTGAACAAACTCTATAGTGTCTCAAGCCATGATTTTGctaaggtagagttgaaaccaATGCTCATGGAGCTAACTTTTAACATAATCATGCGCATGGTCGCCGGGAAGCGGTACTACGGCGAGGAAGTGACTGGAATGAACAAGGCAGAGGCAGAGCAATTCAGGGAGATGATGACAGAGATTTTTGAATACGCTGGAGCCTCATATGTTGGAGATTTCTTGCCTTTCTTGCAGTGGATCGACTATCAGGGTTTTTTGAAGAAAGCGATGAGACTTGGCAAAAGAACTGATAGAATACTTCAGAATCTTATTGACGAGCATCGGTGTGATGGCAAGGCAGGTTCTGACAGAAGGGACAATACCATGATcggtcatcttctttctttgcAAGAATCACAACCAGAATATTATGCAGATGAAATTATCAAGGGCCTGGTTCTG GATATTCTATTTGGTGGTACCGAAACCTCGGCTGTGACATTAGAATGGGCAATGTCCAATCTACTTAATCATCCAGAAGTTTTGGAGAAAGCAAAAAAAGAATTGGACTTACAGATTGGTGAAGAACACTTTATGGAAGAATCTGATCTTTCCAAGCTACCGTATCTTCAGAATATCATAGCAGAGACCTTGAGATTGCATCCAGCAGGTCCATTGCTTATTCCACATTTATCATCCCGAGAGTGTAGTGTTGGAGGATACCATGTGGAACCCAACACGATGCTGCTTGTTAATGTGTGGGCTATACATAGGGATTCTGAGTTTTGGGACGATGCAAATGAGTTTAAACCTGAGAGGTTTGAGAGTCGAACAGGCCAAGGATCCGAGGCTTATAAGTTTTTGCCATTTGGCTCTGGAAGGAGGTCGTGTCCTGGTGTGGGTCTTGGAAATCGTGTTGTAGGTTTTTGTTTGGGGTCTATGATTCATTGCTTTGACTGGAAAAGGGTAAGTGACAAGGAAATTGACATGTCTGAAGGAATTGGACTCACCATGCCTAAGGCTGAGCCACTGGAGGCAATGTGCAAGGCTCATAATATCATGAAGAATGTGCTATCTTCTTCTCTATGA
- the LOC110653080 gene encoding cytochrome P450 81Q32, which produces MEYMFFCLVSALPFLLLVLNFWLRTSTQHRNLPPSPPALPIIGHLHLVNLPLHRSLHTLSHKYGPIISLRFGSCRVMVVSSPSAVEECFTTNDIVFANRPPFTLSKYVSYNNTTLATASYGDHWRNLRRISTLEVFSSTRLNVFKGIRRDEIKIFLNKLYSVSSHDFAKVELKPMLMELTFNIIMRMVAGKRYYGEEVTGMNKEEAEQFREMMTEIFEYAGASYVGDFLPFLQWIDYQGFLKKAKRLGKRTDRILQNLIDEHRCDGKAGSDRRDNTMIGHLLSLQESQPEYYADEIIKGLVLDILFGGTETSAVTLEWAMSNLLNHPEVLEKAKNELDLQIGEEHFMEESDLSKLPYLQNIITETLRLHPAGPLLIPHLSSRECSVGGYHVEPNTMLLVNVWAIHRDSEFWDDANEFKPERFESRTGQGFEAYKFLPFGSGRRSCPGVGLGNRVVGFCLGSMIHCFDWKRVSDKEIDMSEGIGLTMPKAEPLEAMCKARNIMKNVLSSSL; this is translated from the exons ATGGAGTATATGTTTTTCTGTCTGGTTTCGGctcttccctttcttcttcttgtctTAAACTTTTGGTTAAGAACAAGCACACAACACAGAAACCTCCCACCAAGCCCACCTGCTCTTCCAATTATAGGTCATCTCCATCTGGTCAATCTTCCCCTCCATCGATCTCTCCATACTCTTTCACATAAATATGGTCCAATAATTTCTCTCCGTTTCGGTTCCTGCCGAGTTATGGTTGTATCATCACCGTCCGCGGTGGAAGAATGCTTCACCACAAATGACATCGTTTTCGCCAATCGTCCTCCCTTTACTTTGAGCAAGTACGTTTCATACAATAACACCACCCTTGCAACAGCCTCATATGGCGACCACTGGCGCAACCTCCGCCGCATAAGCACTCTTGAAGTTTTCTCATCGACTCGTCTCAACGTGTTCAAAGGCATCCGGAGAGACGAAATCAAGATTTTCCTGAACAAACTCTATAGTGTCTCAAGCCATGATTTTGctaaggtagagttgaaaccaATGCTCATGGAGCTAACTTTTAACATAATCATGCGCATGGTCGCTGGGAAGCGGTACTACGGCGAGGAAGTGACTGGAATGAACAAGGAAGAGGCAGAGCAATTCAGGGAGATGATGACAGAGATTTTTGAATACGCTGGAGCCTCATATGTTGGAGATTTCTTGCCTTTCTTGCAGTGGATCGACTATCAGGGTTTTTTGAAGAAAGCGAAGAGACTTGGCAAAAGAACTGATAGGATACTGCAGAATCTTATTGACGAGCATCGGTGTGATGGCAAGGCAGGTTCTGACAGAAGGGACAATACCATGATcggtcatcttctttctttgcAAGAATCACAACCAGAGTATTATGCAGATGAAATTATCAAGGGCCTGGTTCTG GATATTCTATTTGGTGGTACCGAAACCTCGGCTGTGACATTAGAATGGGCAATGTCCAATCTACTTAATCATCCGGAAGTTTTGGAGAAAGCAAAAAATGAATTGGACTTACAGATTGGTGAAGAACACTTTATGGAAGAATCTGATCTTTCCAAGCTACCGTATCTTCAGAATATCATAACAGAGACCTTGAGATTGCATCCAGCAGGTCCATTGCTTATTCCACATTTATCATCCCGAGAGTGTAGTGTTGGAGGATACCATGTGGAACCCAACACGATGCTGCTTGTTAATGTGTGGGCTATACATAGAGATTCTGAGTTTTGGGACGATGCAAATGAGTTTAAACCTGAGAGGTTTGAGAGTCGAACAGGCCAAGGATTCGAGGCTTATAAGTTTTTGCCATTTGGCTCTGGAAGGAGGTCGTGTCCTGGTGTGGGTCTTGGAAATCGTGTTGTAGGGTTTTGTTTGGGGTCTATGATTCATTGCTTTGACTGGAAAAGGGTAAGTGACAAGGAAATTGACATGTCTGAAGGAATTGGACTCACCATGCCTAAGGCTGAGCCACTGGAGGCAATGTGCAAGGCCCGTAATATAATGAAGAACGTGCTATCTTCTTCTCTATGA